In the Diachasmimorpha longicaudata isolate KC_UGA_2023 chromosome 1, iyDiaLong2, whole genome shotgun sequence genome, one interval contains:
- the LOC135172440 gene encoding protein artichoke, with protein MWYSTGSKEIRRSGRATVNINKINLTILCLALNIWITAGQSSECPPSEAIPGCPCYNFEDGLFLECAGATEETLKKTMMGVLNEGGSSTMVQSLSVYELDKSIEKLKDDVFPTGSQIRHLQISHSYLKDISDNTFVILKDSLESLALVSSRLNQVPQKSLAELHKLGALDLEANLIQDLPSYCFWGLKLMKLVLKGNQISKITEHTFAGLESSLSDLDLAENKIKVFPMAALRRLDNLASLKLAWNEISDLTNDGYSQLRGLLILDLSSNNFDKLTEDCFKPCPILHTLSLYYNSIETVHKDAFISLKDLESIDLSHNKIVFLDVGTFKANERLRTIELSHNHIHYIGGVFARLTELRELYLAENNILEIPGESFAGSINLAVVYLQQNAIRRIDGKALSGLNQLTQLHLSNNYIENLPVEFLEYCVNLSSLSLDGNKIKELKPGTFSKVNQLRELRLQDNRITEVKRGVFLQLPELLELHLQNNAITSMDTGALRTLNSLQHVNLQGNQLTVLGDVFQLSSSESTNAGSSLVSIQLDSNGLAVLHNDSLRGQASVRIMWLGHNKLTHLQAPLFRDLLLVERLYLTNNSISYIEDAAFQPMQALKFLELSMNRLSHVTTKTFAELHELEELYLQDNGLRNLEPYALTALKKLRVLDLSNNNLTALEESMFQDNLPIKILNLKNCTIANIQVNTFRGLYNLHDLNLEDNRLTAVALTRLTVPSLHVLIASGNNFSHISEQSFNGLAGLQELILDNVQLAQLTEKTFLRNTNLTRLHLNRNRLRNLPPGIFEKLVNLRELRVDKNQFIAIPYSALTHVLNIEILTLSHNAIVTVDVASLACLSYLRELDLSHNRIESMSGFAMANLSRLLSVDLSNNHLSGLPANFFDHSGMLRRVDLSENKFSQIPAVALSGQNLPGLTWLNLTRNPLHRIHEQPAEVTYPLLQEIHISGTNLSIVTSQEFEAFPALLHLYLVRNCIGRVSPGAFRSLPNLLTLHLGMNSLELLPKERLQGMEHLRILNLTHNRLKELEEFPVDLKSLQILDLSYNQIGMVGKVTFMNLVSLVELHLYGNWINAISNEAFRPLKKLRLLDLSRNYLENLPLNAFRPLETQIRSLRAEENPLHCGCESQELWEWLRDHQKLVGGVDRGRGRGPNGVGNVGNVEGGLLRCEQPPELRGLVFLDLDPHHFCSSPLVLKLAIQDIQPFSVLVSWQSRNHSGLHGYQVAYHALDNVNEVRGKLLDPKSRSVRLSKLASDTRYLICVLGLGSWGTPIPEDINTWQWNASHDDVIESTVPPVMVNSPMSRCTEVRTLDAPESVIGDGVPPDRSGLASILTRRLGLIVGSCMGFVVFIVLVSVLGYMKMKKQRAAMKREQPLAPNPPEFMTYRHYSLQSGDRLENSCPSFITNIGTTTLNS; from the exons ATGTGGTACTCAACCGGGAGTAAAGAAATCCGAAGAAGCGGTAGAGCCACagtgaatattaataaaataaacctaaCGATATTATGTTTGGCATTAAATATATGGATTACCGCTGGACAAAGTTCGGAATGTCCACCAAGTGAAGCTATTCCCGGCTGTCCATGCTACAACTTCGAGGATGGTCTCTTCCTCGAGTGCGCTGGAGCTACTGAGGAGACCCTGAAGAAGACAATGATGGGTGTACTAAACGAGGGAG GATCCTCAACAATGGTACAGTCGTTGAGTGTTTACGAGTTAGATAAGAGCATTGAAAAGCTGAAGGATGATGTATTCCCAACGGGATCACAAATAAGACATCTCCAGATATCTCACTCTTATCTAAAAGACATTAGTGACAATACATTTGTCATTCTCAAAGATAGTCTAGAATCATTGGCACTTGTGTCTAGTAGACTAAATCAGGTGCCACAGAAGTCTCTAGCTGAATTGCATAAATTGGGAGCATTAGATCTCGAGGCTAATCTCATTCAGGATCTACCATCTTATTGCTTCTGGGGATTGAAACTAATGAAGCTAGTTCTCAAAGGTAATCAAATATCCAAGATAACAGAGCATACGTTCGCTGGACTAGAAAGTAGTCTGAGTGATCTAGATCTtgctgaaaataaaatcaaagtaTTTCCGATGGCTGCATTGAGAAGACTAGACAACTTGGCGTCACTTAAACTCGCTTGGAATGAAATATCTGATCTGACGAATGATGGTTATTCACAATTACGTGGCCTCCTCATTCTCGACCTGAGcagtaataattttgataaactaACTGAGGATTGTTTCAAGCCATGTCCAATCTTGCATACCCTGTCTCTGTACTATAATTCCATTGAAACAGTACACAAAGACGCATTCATATCACTCAAAGATCTGGAGTCGATTGATCTTAGTCACAATAAAATCGTATTTCTCGATGTTGGAACATTCAAAGCTAACGAACGATTACGAACAATTGAACTCAGTCACAATCATATTCATTATATCGGTGGTGTATTTGCACGTCTTACCGAATTACGTGAACTCTATTTAGCTGAGAATAATATACTGGAGATACCGGGAGAATCATTCGCCGGTAGTATAAACTTAGCTGTTGTTTATCTTCAGCAAAATGCTATAAGAAGAATCGATGGTAAAGCATTATCGGGTTTGAATCAATTAACTCAACTTCATCTGAGTAACAATTACATAGAGAATCTCCCTGTTGAGTTTCTGGAATACTGTGTTAATTTGTCGTCATTATCGTTGGAcggtaataaaataaaagaacttAAGCCAGGTACATTTTCGAAAGTGAATCAACTACGTGAATTGAGACTACAGGATAATCGAATAACCGAAGTGAAGAGAGGTGTTTTTTTACAATTGCCTGAATTGCTTGAACTACATCTGCAGAATAATGCAATTACTAGTATGGATACAGGTGCACTTAGAACCCTAAATTCACTTCAGCACGTTAATCTACAAGGCAACCAACTCACTGTTCTCGGTGATGTATTTCAACTGTCCTCTTCTGAATCAACAAATGCCGGTAGTTCTCTGGTATCCATTCAACTTGACAGCAATGGCTTGGCAGTACTTCACAATGACTCATTGCGCGGTCAGGCCTCAGTCAGAATAATGTGGCTTGGTCATAACAAGTTGACACATCTTCAGGCACCCCTATTTCGTGATCTATTACTCGTTGAGCGTTTATATCTAACAAACAATTCTATATCTTACATTGAAGATGCGGCATTTCAACCTATGCAAGCACTCAAGTTTCTAGAACTCAGTATGAACAGACTCAGTCACGTCACTACGAAAACTTTTGCCGAGTTACACGAACTGGAGGAGCTTTATCTACAAGACAATGGACTGAGAAATCTCGAGCCTTACGCCTTAACAGCACTCAAGAAACTACGGGTGTTGGACCTGTCCAACAACAATCTCACAGCACTGGAGGAGAGTATGTTCCAAGACAATTTACCGATTAAGATCTTGAATCTTAAGAATTGCACCATTGCCAACATTCAAGTCAACACGTTTCGCGGTTTGTACAATCTCCATGATTTGAATCTTGAGGATAATCGATTAACAGCGGTTGCCCTCACTAGGCTCACAGTACCAAGTCTACATGTGCTAATAGCATCTGGTAACAACTTTAGCCACATCTCAGAGCAGAGCTTCAATGGATTGGCGGGGTTACAAGAGCTCATCCTGGACAATGTCCAGTTGGCACAGCTCaccgaaaaaacatttttacgtAACACAAATTTAACGCGTTTGCACTTGAATCGTAATCGTCTGAGAAATTTGCCACccggaatatttgaaaaattggtaAATCTTCGTGAATTACGAgttgataaaaatcaatttatcgcTATACCCTATTCAGCCCTCACTCACGtgttaaatattgaaattctcACATTGTCTCACAATGCCATCGTCACTGTAGATGTTGCTAGTCTAGCTTGTTTAAGTTATCTACGGGAACTCGACCTCAGTCACAACCGAATTGAATCCATGTCTGGCTTTGCCATGGCCAATCTATCTCGACTACTATCTGTTGACCTCAGCAACAATCATCTCAGTGGCCTACCAGCCAATTTCTTCGACCATTCTGGTATGCTACGGCGTGTTGACCTgtctgaaaataaattcagtcAGATACCAGCGGTCGCCCTCTCTGGTCAAAATCTACCTGGCTTGACATGGCTCAACTTGACCCGGAATCCTCTTCACCGTATTCACGAACAACCAGCTGAGGTTACGTATCCATTACTTCAGGAAATTCACATATCCGGAACCAATCTCAGTATCGTAACATCACAAGAGTTTGAAGCATTTCCCGCACTACTACATCTATACCTTGTGCGAAATTGTATTGGTAGAGTTTCACCCGGTGCATTCAGGAGTTTACCCAATTTATTGACACTCCATCTTGGAATGAACAGTTTAGAATTACTACCGAAAGAGAGATTGCAGGGAATGGAACACCTCAGAATACTCAATCTCACGCATAATCGATTGAAGGAATTGGAAGAATTTCCCGTTGATCTTAAATCCTTACAAATACTTGATCTATCGTACAACCAGATAGGAATGGTTGGCAAGGTCACTTTCATGAATCTCGTGAGCCTCGTTGAACTGCATCTATATGGTAATTGGATAAATGCCATCTCGAACGAAGCATTTCGTCCCCTCAAGAAACTTCGTCTTTTGGATCTCAGCAGAAACTACTTGGAGAATCTTCCGTTGAATGCATTTCGACCTCTAGAGACACAAATTCGAAGTCTACGTGCTGAAG AGAATCCACTGCACTGCGGGTGTGAATCACAGGAGCTGTGGGAGTGGCTGCGAGATCATCAGAAATTAGTTGGTGGTGTAGATCGAGGACGTGGTAGGGGACCGAATGGAGTAGGCAACGTGGGTAACGTTGAGGGTGGATTGCTGAGATGCGAGCAACCACCTGAACTTCGTGGCCTCGTTTTTCTCGATCTTGATCCACACCACTTCTGCTCATCTCCTCTTGTACTAAAGCTCGCCATTCAGGATATTCAGCCATTCTCAGTTCTTGTCTCGTGGCAGAGTAGAAATCACTCGGGCCTTCACGGCTATCAAGTTGCATATCATGCACTCGATAACGTTAATGAG GTACGTGGCAAGTTGTTGGATCCAAAATCCCGTTCGGTTAGACTGTCGAAACTCGCGTCCGACACTCGCTATCTCATTTGTGTGCTCGGCTTAGGCAGTTGGGGTACACCAATCCCCGAGGATATTAATACATGGCAATGGAATGCCTCTCACGATGATGTGATTGAGAGTACAGTACCACCAGTGATGGTTAACTCACCAATGAGCAGATGCACCGAAGTGAGAACACTGGATGCACCTGAGTCAGTTATTGGTGATGGAGTACCACCAGACAGAAGTGGACTAGCAAGTATACTAACACGAAGACTCGGTCTCATTGTTGGTAGTTGTATGGGTTTTGTTGTTTTTATCGTTCTAGTTTCAGTTCTCGGTTatatgaaaatgaagaaacaAAGGGCAGCTATGAAAAGAGAACAGCCACTTGCTCCAAATCCACCAGAATTTATGACGTATCGTCATTATTCACTGCAGAGTGGTGATAGACTTGAAAATTCATGTCCAAGCTTTATCACCAATATTGGCACAACTACCCTAAACTCGTAG